TTGAGGCTACAAGTGGTCCGACACCGTCGCCGATTGGTTGCCCATATGCGAATGCTTTGAGTGCACTTGCGTATGCTTCAGCTTCTTTCATTACCAGGGGGAGGATCATTTGTAGTTGCATGATGACGTAGAGGCTGAGGGTTTTTTTGCCTTGTATATAATAGTGGCGAACAACCTTGTAGATGAAGTGAAGCGCCATAGCTGCTTCAAGCGTATTTTCCAGATTGTTTATTTGAACTGGGTCGCTTGCAGGTGCCATGAGTTTGACTTCATCTTTTAGTCGTTCATCTCTAACGTCTAGGATGTGGTCAAGTTTGTAAACGATTCCTGAGGGATCCATGCTTTGTGGACTAATTGTGAAATAGTCCAGGTAGCGGTCAACTCGTGCTGATGGGTCAGTGGTTGGTTTACCTATTTCTTTTATGGCTTCTATAGTGATTTTTCTGCCTTCATCCTTGATAAATCGTAGTTTGTGCAGGGAATTTTCTACTTCTCGAACCATAACCCACATTTGGATTCTTTGACCGTAGAAGATGAATACTATGAAGAATAGGTACATGACTAAGCTTAGCATCTGCGTTATTGAGTCGCTTCCTGGGATAAGGCTCACTTTTAAACACCACTTCTTTTTCAAAACTATTAATGGTCATTTATAAGGCTATGCTAACTATCTCTTGAATTGTGAATATTAATAGGCTGCCAGCTTTCCCAGGTTCGCGGGGCCTAAGACCACACTACAGCTGGAAACGGAGCACGGTTTAACTTCTGAGTTCGGAATGGGATCAGGTGGAACCCGTGCCCTTTGACCGGCAAACCCAGCATTACTGATGTTCTTTCCTTTATTAACTTTTAGTTTTTTGCGTGTTTTTTGGTTGGAGGAGTAAGTGCTTTTGAGGTTTGTAATGTGTTGTTATTGTTTTCAGCAAGAAGGCAAGGCGAATTTTTTGATGCTGTTGCGGTACAGTCACAAATTCTTAAAAGCAGTTAACCTTAACATGCTGTAGCATGAAACAACTTGGTTTAGGGAGGTGTAATTTGTGCCAGAAACATCAATTAATATAACAGAGAAGCTCCAGCAGATGGGTCAAACTGCTCAGGAATACAAAGAGGCAATTATTAATCAGTTCAAGGACATGGAAGTAGAAGTTAAGGATTGGAATTTTTCTGTGGGAAAAACAGGCGAGGAGTACACTGTTGAGGTTAACCTTAAGATTGGCATACGGTCTAAGAAGCCTTAAACAGTGATACAAAGCTTTCTTTTCTTTAGTTCGGTGATTTTTTAGAAGCTTGTTTGGTTCCAATAGTAAATTTTGGGATATTTGCCTTGTATGGGTAATGTTGCGTCTTCATAGATGATGTCTAAACGTGAACCGTATTGTTCCAGCAGTTTGTTTAGGTTTTCCCATATTAAGGCTGATTTCTCGTCTGGACCCCAAAAACCCCAAATCTTGTCATCTTCATGTCTCATTGCCCAACCATAATCCTTAGGCAAGACCAGTACTGCTTGCGCTTTAACTGCGTTCGGAGTTGAGCGGGTTATGTCTTGTGTCCAGAACTTTTCTAATGCATCAAAGTGCTCTTGTGTCATGGTGCCGTAAGGGTTGCCGGTAGCGTTATCGAAAGCTAAATCGAAGATTAGTATGTATTTTGCTCCTGCGTTGTAGACCGTTTTCAATTGGTTGTAGATGTTTTCGCCTGTGTCTAAATATGGAGGTTCATAATACTTCCAAGTTATGATTGCACCCCAATCTTTGTTTTGCATGGTTGCTGCTCCGCGAATCTGTGCGATGTCTTGGTCTAGGCTATGATTCCACCCGACTTGCGCAAGAACAGTGTCGTATCCTCCGAGATAGTCATACCAGAAGAGTGCGTAATCTGAAGTGAAAGTTCTTATCGTGTTATTTTTCAATTGGATATGTCCAGGATTATTTTCTACGAGATGGTTAAACCATTTGGCTTCTCGTGTGTAGTTTTGTGGGTTTGTATTGTTTTCTTTTTGTAGTTCTTTGTAGATTTCTTTAAGGGTACCTGATAAGTGGTTCTTGTTCTGTTCAAAGAATTCTGTCCAATTATAATCCGTGTGAATACCTGCTGGTTCGTCATCAAAGTATGCGCCTAAGAACTTGTCGCCGTAAGCGCTCTTGCAGAAGTTGAAGAATTGCATGCGCCTACTCCAGTCAAATCTGTCCCATGAACCCATGTTCACTATAATGTTTAACCCTGCGTCTACTGCGTAGTCGCAGAGTTCTCGAGACGCGGTTTCGTTTAGGCTGATGCGGTTCACGCCTGAATCTAGAATAAAGAGGTTGGTGTATGCTTTTGTTTTGTCGATGATGAGTTTGGCTTGAGTTGTGCTGTTGCCTCCGTATGCAACTCCTACGTATACTGGGTCGCTTTGTTGTGGGTTGTTGCTTGTGTATGAAACGAGCAGGGAGGTTGATGCTGCAAGTATGATGATAACTAGTGTTAATGTTAAGATGCGTGCCCGTTTCATTTGTTTTTATGCTCTCCTGTTAGATGGTGCGCTTTTTTGCTCCCTTTTTTTATGTCAAATAGTGGGTTTGAGTGAATATTAATTGTTCTATGTTGCGTGTTTTGTGTTGTTGGGGTTTTTGTACCAAAACAGATAAAAACTTGGTTTCGCATCCATCACAGCGAACCAAACAGAAGGATAACAAATATGCCATCTGAAATTACTGATGTTGAAAAGTTTGTGGCGATGAGTGCCAAAGCAAAAAGATGCCAAGTAAAACGGCTAAAAGACACTGTTAAGCTAAAGCTTCGCACACCAAGCCACCTCTACACGCTCAAGATTGAGCCTTTGAGAGCTGACGAGATTATTAAGAAGTTGCAGTGCGAGATTAAGGAAGAATAAAACGCTTTTTTTCTTATCAATAGTCTGTTGATAACGCGATTTTTTTCTATAGCCCCTTATAAATACTAATAATTGGTGCTACGTGTGTGAAGGGTCAGTTGGGTAGGCGCTGTATATACGCAGCTTTGTTGCTCTGCCGCAGACCTACCCCCTATATAAAGCGGTTCGTGCGGTGGGTGGTTGTGGCGGTTTTACTACGACCATCAAGGAGCTAACTATCGCGGTACTTGGGAGTTTTACTACGACCAACCCATGAGAGCAACAGCAACCGCAATGGTCGTAGTAACGGATGGTCGCAGTAAATCAACATGCTAATGGCTTGAAAAAGCGCCAATAGCACCTACCCCCTATAGGTTTCTGCAATGAGTTTCTAATAGGCGGCAAATAGGCAACCTACCCCTCTATAGTTTCAACATAGAACCACGAATAGGCTCTAAATATGCTCACGTAACCTACTGCAGGATTCAACATAGAACCCTAACAGGAAACAAATATCCTGACCAATTATTGTTGCAACTTTTACGTGATATGGATTTTAGTTTTGTAGATTGTAACGAAAGTGTTTGCTGGTGACCCTTTGTCGTTTTTTGTCTACACTAAAGGTTTTAATTCTATCCATGGCTTTTAGTTTTGGTGTTTTAGTGCAGTACCGTTCTTTTGGGAAACTTGACTGGAAAGTTTCCGCACTGGGCTTTGGTACTATGCGCTTGCCAATAATTGGTAATAACCAAGCCAATGTCAACGAAGCAGAAGCTATAGCCTTAATCAGGTATGCTGTTGATGAAGGTGTAAATTATGTTGATTCAGCTTTCACTTACCACGACGGTAACAGTGAAATAGTCATCGGTAAGGCATTGGCAGGCAAATATAGAGGCAAAGCGAAAATTGCAACCAAAATACCTGTGTTTTCAGTTAATCGCAGAGAGGATTTGGACAGAATTTTAAACCTGCAGATGAAGCGACTGAACACTGATTTCATCGATTTTTACCTATTCCACAGCCTAACGAAAACTTTATGGAGTAAAGTGCTCAAGTTGGAAATGCTCGAGTGGGCAGAGCAGCAAGTGAAAAAAGGCAGACTTGGCTATTTAGGATTCAGCTTCCATGATGAGTTGGAAGTTTTCAAAGAAATAGTTGATAGTTATGATAATTGGACTTTGTCTCAGATACAGTACAACTACTTAGACGAGAACTATCAAGCAGGAAGAAGAGGCTTGAAATACGCTGCGTCAAAGGGCTTGGCTGTCGTGGTAATGGAGCCTCTTGCTGGAGGCTTGTTGGCTGTTAATCCACCAGTTGAAATCCAAGAAGAATGGCAAAAAGCTGACGTAAAACGGTCTGCACCTGATTGGGCTTTGCAATGGGTTTGGAATCACCCAGAAGTCTCAGTAGCATTAAGCGGTATGAATACGATGCAACATGTTAAAGAAAACCTGCAGAGCGCATGCCACTCGGGTCCAAACACATTAAACCAAAACGAAATTGCACTACTGTCCAAGTCGCGGAAGCTTTACCTCAAACAAGGATACATCGGTTGTACAAAATGCTACTACTGTATCCAATGCCCTCAAAGCATAGACATTCCATTAACTTTAGCATTCCTAAACGTGTATTCGACTAAACGGAGCGAGACGCAAGCGCAAAGTAAAATAAAGCAAGAATACGCTAAGAATGTACCACCCGAAAAGAGGGCAAGCAACTGTCTACATTGCGGTCAATGCGAAGCAATCTGCCCCCAGCATTTGCCCGTTCGCAAACTGCTCTATGAAGCCGCTTTATGTTTAGAATGATTTGAAGCAACTCAGCATTATCTGATTAGAGTTTGACTATTTGAGCGTGCGGAATGCCTTCTATCTTTAGAACTGCCTCAGGGTGCACGTATCCTTCTTTCATTGCTTTTTCAACACAGTTCTTGCCGACAAGGTTAACTATGGTTGAATTGCCGATGAGCCCAACAGCTTCTTCAACGCTTGCTTTTCTACCCTTATAGAACTCGTCTTTTATATGGAAGACAATCTTGCCTTCCCGCAATGTTTTACCCAACAGGTCGCAGTCGCAAATCGCTAAGACCACGTTTTCACCGATTTTTTTGAGATTAAGGTAAACTTCCAACACCGACGCTCTCACAATTGTTTTATAGCTGATTTTGCCCCACAAGCGTTGCATACCAAGAAAGACAAGCGTTTTTCTTTAACTACACGCGTATCGGGACGCTTGCAAACAGGACAAGTAACATAACTCTCTAAATATCGCTGTAGTAACCTCTCAAAACTTTCCCGCTGGAACTTGCCTTGAAAAATGGCTCGTGAATCCTGAAATGTAGCGGCGGTAGCCATTTCTCTGGTCAAAAACTTTAAAACATGTTGTGGATCACGGTCTAAGGCGTCAGCTAGTTCCTTAAAGTTTGAAATTATAGTTCGCATGCCGACAGTATTTACAAGCAATCGTGGGAGTTCTAACCGCTCACGTTTCTCAGAAACCTCAGGCATCTGAGCACAGGCACGCTTGAGTAATTCATCATAGTTAAACGTCATTGTTTCAACTCACCCAAACATGGTAGTAGCATATATTTAAAATTATTACAGAAAAAACAGAATTAATATGATTGCCATTTTTATGGTAAATCAATATAAATTCGAAAGACAACAACCATAACATTAACTGACTCAATTGAGGTAGACTCGTGACCGAGCAACAGAAAACCAATCAGATAGCAAATATTAACCAGCAGATAAAAAAATTAAGAGAGCAAATCAGCGAAGCTAATGCTGAAATCAAAAAAATCGTTGAAAAAAGAGACAAGTTGCATGAGAAAATCAGAAACACAAGGCAAGAAATTAACCAACTAAAGGCTGAACGCGATGACTTAAACCAGAAGGTAAAGCTACTTAAAGAACAAAGAGACGCAGTTAGGGTGCAAACTGGTCCAATCATGGACGAAATAAAGGTTCTTAAAGAGAAAATCAGTGAACTTAAAAAGAAATTGCCGCGTGATAGTCAGAAAAGATTGCAAGCAGAGCTTGATGCTATCGAATGGAAGATACAGACGACTTCTCTGGACTTGCAAGAGGAAAAAGAACTCATAGAAAATGTGAAACAACTTGAAATACAACTCAGCGGTTACAAGAAAATCGATGCTAATTACCAAAAAATCAGGGAACTGTTGGAACACCGCAAAACATTTGATGCACAAGCGGAAGTGTATCATAAGGAATTAAGTGAATTAGCCGAGAAAAGCCAAAAGTTGCACGCCATAATGATGGAAAAAGTAAACTCCACTAAAAAAGACAAAGCGGAAGCCGACAGCTTGCATCAAGCATTCGTTAATGCAAAGCAAAAGAACAATCTTTTGTATGAGCAGATTAAACAATTAATGAGTCAATCAATGGGTCTTAAGGTCACAATCAGGACAGAAAATCAAGCTAAGAAAGCAGAGGAAGAAGCTAAAAGAAAAGAAGAAAAAGCCCAACGGGCAGCTAAAGAGCAGGAATTAAAGGAGAAGATTGGTTCTGAAGCTAGAGAGAAACTGCAACGTGGAGAGAAAGTCAGCTGGGACGAGTTCCAACTGCTTATGGGCGATGAAGAAAATGATTCAGAAACGCAAGATTAAAGTTAAGTAGATAATGTATTAAAGGAATAGACGATTTGAATGGTTAAACAGGAAACGCACCAACAAACGCAAAAACGTATTCTCATTTTATGTGTCGATAGAGATGGCGATTTAGAAATGAAAGCAGGCATAAAGACGCCGCTTCTAGGAAGAACCGCCAATCTTGACAGTGCAGTTTCCCTAGCCCTCAAAGACCCCGAAGAGCCAGACGCTAACGCAATGTTTGAAGCAGTCCGCCTCTATGACAGGTTACAAAACGAGAAAACGCTCGACGAAATCTTCGAAGTAGCCACCATTTCTGGCTCAGAGTTAGGCGGCGTTAGCGCGGACAGAAAACTGGTTTCAGAACTCAACAATCTGCTGGAATCTTTCAACGCCAACGAAGTTATTCTGGTTTCTGACGGTTATTCTGATGAGGCAGTTTTGCCGCTGGTGGAATCAAGAGTGCCCGTTTCTTCCGTGCGACGTATAGTGATTAAACACAGTGAATCAATCGAAGAAACAGCCGCTGTATTCACAAAGTACATCCGTCTTTTAATCGATAACCCCAAATATGCCCGTGTAGCATTGGGGTTGCCAGGTCTTTTGGTTTTCATTTTTGGTGTGCTTTGGGGTATTAACTATTTCATTCCTGGCGCTATTTTGTGGTATGGTATTGCCATCGTTATTATTGTAGGCGGTTTCTTGCTTCTCAAAGGATTCGGCGTGGACAAAGCAACCAAAGACTTTTACAAGTGGGCAAAAGAATATTCCCCACCGCCGCTTCCAGTTCAAATTTCAAACTATACTATAATTGCAGGGATACTTTGTGTTGCAGTGAGTGTTTACCTTGGTATCGCAAGCGTTAACGGCAGTGTTGTATTCCCCTCTGATCCAAACGCTTGGTTGGGTATCGCTCCAGCAATCGTTTCATACTTCCTCAGAGGTGTCCAAACGTTGTTAATCATTGGTTTAGTCATTGTTTTGTTGGGTAGAAGTATCAGATTATATATAGAAAGAGATTCGAAACTGCTTCGCAATATTGCATTAATCATTACTGTGGGTTGGTGTTGGTGGATTATAGAGGGAACAGCAAACTTGATTTATCATTACTATCAAAAACCATCCTCGGCAATCGGGTTAAACGAGCCTTTCTTCCAAGCTTTCCTATTTACGATTATTGTGGGGATACTCATCGGCATCGCCTCTATTCTGGTAATTTACATAATTAACAGGTCAACTAGGGGCTTCTTTAAGAAGAACCAAGAAGAGCAAGAAATCTCAGAACTCTAAGAAAGCACGTTGACCTGATTTTTTCTTGCTGTATTTACAGTAAGCTTTAATTGAAACTATCAGGGATTTATCCTTTTGTGCCATATAAGAGACAACACGTTTACGATGCGAGGCTCACATAGTGCTTAAAGGTATTTTGTCCTTTTTAGGGGTATACAAGCTTTACGAACGCTGGCTTTGGCAACAAGTAAAGAACGGAGAGCCTGTTGAGCATATCGCCATAATCTTGGATGGAAACAGGCGGTGGGCTTCCGAGAACGAACTTAATCCTTGGCTGGGGCACAAGAAAGGAGCGGAAACAGTGGAGCAACTCTTAGACTGGTGCCTCAAACTGAACGTGAAATACGTAACACTCTACACATTCTCAACTGAGAATTTTAAGCGACCGCCAAACGAGATTGAACAAATAATGAAAATCGCCGAGGAAAAATTCCGCAAACTCTTAACTGACGAACGTATCCACAAAAACAAGGTTCATGTAAAAGTCATCGGCAGAACCAACATGCTGCCCGAGAGCCTCCAGCAACTCATCGGCAACGTGGAGAAATCTACAGCTCATTATGATAATCAGTTTTTGAATTTTGCTTTCGCATATGGAGGCAGAGCAGAAATTGTTGATGCCGCCCGAGTAATTGCAGAAAAAGTAAAAGCAGGCGAGTTAGAGCCTGAAGATATTCATGAGAACACTTTCGAAAAATACCTCTACACCGCCCACATGGAAAAGCAAGAACCCGACTTAATCATCAGAACTTCAGGCGAAGAACGACTGAGCGGTTTTCTGCTCTGGCAATCCGCATACAGTGAACTCTCATTTTTAGACGTTTATTGGCCTGACTTCCGCCTCATCGACTTGCTACGTAGCATCAGAACCTTCCAGAAACGCAAACGCCGCTACGGCTCATAAACCCATTCAAGCACGCTTCTTAGAGCTCACAATCGAGATAACATCTCGGTCTTTCAAAACTGCATCTTCGCCGATTCTTCTTTTATCCCTCGCATCAACAGCATAAAGGAAGCTCTCGCCAAGTTCCGTGTGGATGATGTAAGCAAACTGGTGGGCTGTTGTGCCTTTAGGAACAAGGTACGTGTCAGGCAGAACCCGTCCATTGTGGTCTGACAGGTGCTCGATGTCTTCAACTGGGTAAACTGCTATCATGTCTAACAGTTTAAAGTAGGCAGTGTTCATGGCTTCTTGAACGCCTGTTGTACCGTTTGTTGAGAGAATCTTCTCTTTGATTGATTCCAGCGCCCTAATTTGCCCAGCTGATAATTTTTCAGGTTGAGCTATTTTGAACTCTTTGTCTCCCGGCTTATAACTGATTAATTGTTTCTCAGCTGCACGTCTCAGCGCCAATTCAGCTTCAGCCGAGCATGGAATAACAGTGTAATCGAGCTTTTTCATCCGTTCAACATTTTCTTTTGCGCTTGGCAAATCAATCTTGTTGGCGACGATAAGCATCGGTTTTGATATGCGCCTTAACGTATCGATGAAGCAGTAAAAGTCATCCTCTGACCACGTGGCAGGTTTGTCAACGTTTAGGTTTGCTCTCCTTATGGCTTCGTTGATTTGACTGCGTTTTATACCCAACCCTGTCAAGCGTTCTTCAAGAGGAATGGAAATGCCCTTTTTGTCGGCTTCAGCAGTCCTTGCGATTTTAGGCCA
This genomic stretch from Candidatus Bathyarchaeota archaeon harbors:
- a CDS encoding DUF1512 domain-containing protein, with the protein product MSLIPGSDSITQMLSLVMYLFFIVFIFYGQRIQMWVMVREVENSLHKLRFIKDEGRKITIEAIKEIGKPTTDPSARVDRYLDYFTISPQSMDPSGIVYKLDHILDVRDERLKDEVKLMAPASDPVQINNLENTLEAAMALHFIYKVVRHYYIQGKKTLSLYVIMQLQMILPLVMKEAEAYASALKAFAYGQPIGDGVGPLVASKLMHGYEIRALPKDCVMATVPIEGRTAIVIKAEGPGGNVGKPGDAVEAVIEENEGKIANVIMIDAGLKLEGETVGEVSEGIGAAIGGPGVDQYKIEEKLTKYHIPINAVIVKEDIGDAVSPMRKEINDAADKVIDRVKSVILERTKEGDKVIIVGVGNSIGVGQ
- a CDS encoding aldo/keto reductase produces the protein MQYRSFGKLDWKVSALGFGTMRLPIIGNNQANVNEAEAIALIRYAVDEGVNYVDSAFTYHDGNSEIVIGKALAGKYRGKAKIATKIPVFSVNRREDLDRILNLQMKRLNTDFIDFYLFHSLTKTLWSKVLKLEMLEWAEQQVKKGRLGYLGFSFHDELEVFKEIVDSYDNWTLSQIQYNYLDENYQAGRRGLKYAASKGLAVVVMEPLAGGLLAVNPPVEIQEEWQKADVKRSAPDWALQWVWNHPEVSVALSGMNTMQHVKENLQSACHSGPNTLNQNEIALLSKSRKLYLKQGYIGCTKCYYCIQCPQSIDIPLTLAFLNVYSTKRSETQAQSKIKQEYAKNVPPEKRASNCLHCGQCEAICPQHLPVRKLLYEAALCLE
- a CDS encoding DUF424 family protein, whose product is MEVYLNLKKIGENVVLAICDCDLLGKTLREGKIVFHIKDEFYKGRKASVEEAVGLIGNSTIVNLVGKNCVEKAMKEGYVHPEAVLKIEGIPHAQIVKL
- a CDS encoding translation initiation factor IF-2 subunit beta, giving the protein MTFNYDELLKRACAQMPEVSEKRERLELPRLLVNTVGMRTIISNFKELADALDRDPQHVLKFLTREMATAATFQDSRAIFQGKFQRESFERLLQRYLESYVTCPVCKRPDTRVVKEKRLSFLVCNACGAKSAIKQL
- a CDS encoding DUF373 family protein, whose protein sequence is MVKQETHQQTQKRILILCVDRDGDLEMKAGIKTPLLGRTANLDSAVSLALKDPEEPDANAMFEAVRLYDRLQNEKTLDEIFEVATISGSELGGVSADRKLVSELNNLLESFNANEVILVSDGYSDEAVLPLVESRVPVSSVRRIVIKHSESIEETAAVFTKYIRLLIDNPKYARVALGLPGLLVFIFGVLWGINYFIPGAILWYGIAIVIIVGGFLLLKGFGVDKATKDFYKWAKEYSPPPLPVQISNYTIIAGILCVAVSVYLGIASVNGSVVFPSDPNAWLGIAPAIVSYFLRGVQTLLIIGLVIVLLGRSIRLYIERDSKLLRNIALIITVGWCWWIIEGTANLIYHYYQKPSSAIGLNEPFFQAFLFTIIVGILIGIASILVIYIINRSTRGFFKKNQEEQEISEL
- the uppS gene encoding polyprenyl diphosphate synthase, whose product is MLKGILSFLGVYKLYERWLWQQVKNGEPVEHIAIILDGNRRWASENELNPWLGHKKGAETVEQLLDWCLKLNVKYVTLYTFSTENFKRPPNEIEQIMKIAEEKFRKLLTDERIHKNKVHVKVIGRTNMLPESLQQLIGNVEKSTAHYDNQFLNFAFAYGGRAEIVDAARVIAEKVKAGELEPEDIHENTFEKYLYTAHMEKQEPDLIIRTSGEERLSGFLLWQSAYSELSFLDVYWPDFRLIDLLRSIRTFQKRKRRYGS
- a CDS encoding redox-regulated ATPase YchF; its protein translation is MAGSYSRLLGVVGKPNTGKSTFFSAATLAAAEIANYPFTTIKPNRGVGYVRTPCVHEEFKVKDNPRNSLCLDGVRLVPVELIDIAGIVPGAWEGRGLGNQFLDEIRRADALIHIVDASGGTDCEGRTCKLGEHDPLEDVKFLEREITMWMVTLLKKDWPKIARTAEADKKGISIPLEERLTGLGIKRSQINEAIRRANLNVDKPATWSEDDFYCFIDTLRRISKPMLIVANKIDLPSAKENVERMKKLDYTVIPCSAEAELALRRAAEKQLISYKPGDKEFKIAQPEKLSAGQIRALESIKEKILSTNGTTGVQEAMNTAYFKLLDMIAVYPVEDIEHLSDHNGRVLPDTYLVPKGTTAHQFAYIIHTELGESFLYAVDARDKRRIGEDAVLKDRDVISIVSSKKRA